Part of the Palaemon carinicauda isolate YSFRI2023 chromosome 8, ASM3689809v2, whole genome shotgun sequence genome is shown below.
atatatatatatatatatatatatatatatttatatatatagtgtatatatatatgtgtgtgtatgtgtgagtgcgtgtgtgcgggtgtgtgtatatatgtatgtttatatatatatatatatatatatatatatatatatatatataaagtatatatatatataaatatatatataatgtatatatatatatatatatatatatatgtatgtatatatatatatatatatatatatatatatatatatatatatatatatatatataaagacatcctATATATCTTTGTCATCTCTTAAAGAGAGAGAAACGGAGGGAGAGACCATTCTTCACTACTATTATGTCATAGTAAGATCTAGTGAAACATCTTGGGTCATAGTACATTTCATACAGGGCGTAAATCACTTTTCCTTTGTTCATGCAATGTGGAGTAGAGAAGAcaggaaagggaaaaaaattgtGGTACTAAAATGGAAGTTGTAGCCACCTCTACTACATCTTAAAACTCTTCTTACACTTCTCTCGTAAATTTCAGGTCATTTCATCTACATTGTATTCAGAAATCTATCATATTATACTTTCATTAGTCTTTCAATCAAGTCTTGATatttaaacaaacaaatatttaCGTTATTTACAGAGctattaatattatgaaatttatataagtaaatatctaATTCTCCTAGAGATGCAAAAAATATTGTTATGTTCCTTAAAGTGCGTATATTTTCATAGTGTCATCAATGTCAGTGATATAAATTCATGTTGTCAGCAGTTATATGCCAGCGGGAGCCTATTGTGAATGAAAATGTTTGTTTAAGAGTGAcaccttttttaatttttatttatacattatagcAAGCTATACTAAATCACATCCAACTTCTTCTTcagttgagataataataataataattttaaacatggAATTTCATTTTCCCGCTAAGAATAAAGCTAACCTATTCCTTGCATTTCTTGGAAACCATAATCCAATTAAGACAAATTCCTaatcaaaaaatattttcctaatcaCATTATTTACTCTTCCTGTGAAAAGACCTGTCGAAATGTATTGATAGAAGCCCGTTCAAGAACCCTTTTGAGTTGGTGTTTCTGTGGCTTTTGGATGCTGTCACGAGCTGTTACCTGAAGGTTGCAGAGATAGAAAATGTAAATAGCTGATGTAAAAGAGTTCTGTTGATCCATGCAAGAGTATTCTTCttaccaacatctctctctctctctctctctctctcctctctcctctctctctctctctctctctctctctctctcgtgaaatctTCTGTCGTATAAAATTCTTTGTGTTTTCCTTAGGAACATATATGAGTAAATTATCCAGAATTCAGAATTTATTTAGggaatagataaatttatatatatatatatatatatatatatatatatatatatatatatatatatatatatataatagagagagagagagagagagagagagagagagagagagagagagagagagagagagagagagagagagagagagagagagagagagtgtcttacaCTTGATAGCATTTCTAATAGTCTCACATCCTACCAAATCATTAAGTTATAATCATCCGATATATTACTAGAAATATGATTAGTTTCAAAAGGAGAAGGAAATATTACCCTAGTAAGAGTTCGAAATGGGAAGATTACTTGCAGACTGATGCCGTAAGCAGTGCAATTGTGCTTTGTCTTTGttctgagtttaagaatgaaatttatTGATTAATGATTATTGCGTGTGGATTTCATCGCCATCTACTTTATTACGAAATTAATATGCCTTGGTGTTCAGAAAATAAGTCGATATGTTCGCAATAACTATGAATCACTTTccctttttttatacataaatcatTTATTTGTATGTCATTCATCGCCAGAATTTTCTTTTAAGATTTCAAAGGATTTTAAAAAGATTTTACAACCAaaacaattgacaaaaaaaaataatatttagatgCCTGCCTTCATTTTCTGTCGAATTTGCTGTAtgttctatgtctatgtctatgtctatgtctgacggtttatcaagtatccctgctttcgctattaagcgttcagacgggatttccaaatcatttatattatagttaaaaatttaaaagtctatgtaatgtaaagagggttaatttcatttgtctcaatgttatagctgagtgaaaataaatgggttttcaatagttttttgaactgaaagacattttcagcacacttaattgatgccggaagttgattatacaatctaggagcgcagtgcttaaaagttctcgtaccaagagtggtcgttgcacgaggctcatcaagtctgaaatcatcactggaaaggcgtgtatgaacaccaggccctactacgtatcttttcaggcagcctttaagatacaatggctctcccgtgttaatagcttgatatgttaagacgcaaagtttaaaaataatccttgctttgactggtaaccagtgtaatttaattaaggttggagtaatatgttctcgcggggatataccaacaattagtctagcagctctattcaaaatcatttgaagtttcctaagacgataattaggtaaattgtaatacaacGAATTACAATAGTCTACTCTACTGACTACCAGACTATTAATTAGCAGCTTAGTGGCATCttcgttaagatattttctaatggatgcgatattccttagatgataatttgcggtcctaaccacattgttaatatgttcatcaaatgtcaaagaaccatcaactactaccccgagatctctgactttatcagttaacaaaatattttccttattgatggagatgctattaacgttatcaaaccttcttacgttatatttagtgccaattagaatacattcagttttattttcatttagtttcagctttttcttttgcatccatttcgaaacatctgccataagtctatcaataacagcttgatcttcaataatgtcatccactattaaatagaactgggtgtcatccgcaaaaaaattacattgaacgccatgtaatttaaatatccaagacaactcgattgtataaatactaaaaagaaccgGGCCAAGTACGCTTCCTTGTGGAACACCCGTGGTGAGCTTTCTACTTTCAGAATATCTATCTTTAACCTTCACCTTGAAAGATCTATTCGATAAATAGTTATTAAACCATTTAAGAGCATCCCCATCGATCCCAATAGCAGTCATATCCTCTATTAACACTTCATGAACCACTGTATCGAAAGCTGCGCTAAGATCTAGGAGAATAAGCAAGCTACATTTACCGTCATCAGAGAAACCTAACAAATCATTTATTACGGCACAAAGAGCTGTTTCAGTAGAATGGAATTTTCGATAAGCCGACTGATCTTCAGGAATAGCTCCAATTACTTTCAAGTGCTGACTGAGTTGATCTAAAACAGAAGTCTCGATCATTTTTGACAAAAAAGACAAGTTAGAAATTGGTCTGTAAGATTTCAATTCTTGATGATCAAGGGACCCTTTAAGAAATGGATTAATGATAGCAACTTTTTCAGAGGATGGGACTAAGCTCTTAGTAATACTCAAGTTGACTATTCGAAGCTGCAATTGCAATAACCTATCTATGTTCGGGGCGTCGATGACCtcatttattggaaaaggatcGCTACTGCAATAAGAGCGGCCAGAACTAATGAACATAGTTTTGTAAGCACCGAGTGAAACTGGCCTAAActgcaagaactttgagaaaggaaaatcaGGAAAGTAAGGATAGGGGCAAGAGACATCAGTTGTGAAGTTACAAAGTAAACAGGCAACCTTTGACTCAAAAAATTCAGCAAATTCATTTGCCAATTCAAGCTCAGACCTCCCGTCTGGTAAAACATGCCTCTTAATTTTCCCTAAAAGTTCATCGAACACAGAATACAGCCTTTTGATATTGGACCTAACCTCAgttactttttcattataatatgtcttttttacatttcttaataatcTATTTACCTCATTCCTAGCTTCCACATATAACATTCGATTTCTATTTGTTTTATGCTTATGCCAACGTGACTCTGCCAATCTCCGTTTTTTCCTAGCTTCCCTAATAGCAGCATTGAACCACGGGGAGCTGTCTTTTATGACAATATCTTTCTCTACCACAGGgcacattttatcatattctttggaaaatacagaaaaatacaaagCAACAAGACAGACCACACATTCACCCACAGAAACATTTCTGCTACTATCTAAGTCAGTACATCCACAgggttcatcatatttttcttcaataacagtaacacccACATCTATTAGTACAGTAGAGTCTAATAACCGTTTGTTCCTAAATGTTATTTTAGTCCTAAGTTTACTTGGTAATAAGACTGAAATATCAAACATAATAAGCTTGTggtaaaaagagatagaaaaatctGGCTCCACCATCAAATTCATAAAGTAATTATCACCCGCAAAACAAAACACAGCATCTAAAGTATGATCTGACCTAGAGGTAAATACATTCACCttattaacaaaattcatattgtTCATTATATCAATAAACTTCTTTACATTTGTATCTCTATAATCCTCTAACCACATATTAAAATCtccacatatataaacattacatttttcattttcaaaacaatcCAAGAATACAGAAAAGTCTTCCAAAAACGTAGCCTTGCTTAGCTGAGGAGGACGATAtactactaaaaataaaaactgtacaTTATAGGCCTTAAACTCCAAGGCTAAATACTCAAAACTCACAAATGCTCCAACAACCCTAATTCTAGAGTTTGTAAATGTTTTGGATAGAACAATGCCAACCCCACCTCCCTGACCAAAATTACGTGGCGTGTGAAAAAGTTTATGAGTGTCCGGCAatagttcattaattttcaaattatcagtagCACTTAGCCATGTTTCTGTTATAGCGAACGCATCTATTCCTTGTTCACAGATTAATTCTCTTAATTCAGTTGTCTTGTTGCGTACTGACTGTGCATTCAGTAAGGCACATTTTATTCTTCTATTACTGGAATCCATGATCAGTCTGTTGGGCAATCCGCTTCCTCTCGGCAACATTCGATGGACAATTCCAGTCAAAAACAGCATGTTCATTATCGGAGAGGCTCATTCGCGCAGTTGTTCTAATTCTGGTTGTACGTCATGAGGCATTCCGTTATGTTTATTAAAGGAAGGTGGAAAATTCCCATGGTCCAGAGGGATTTATAGCTTTGGTTTTCAATCCTTAACTGAAGTGAAATTCATTACCGACCTCTTGGCGTAAATGAAGTAAGGTTGCTTACGTAAATGAAACTAGTGAGCGATGAGTTGTTTCTGAAAAATATAATATAGTTATCTGATTTAAGGGTCAATTAGAACCAAATAACACGGAAACCCTGCTACATATTAAATCACTTGTGTATACAGAAGGAGGTAAGTTAGTGAAATATCTACATGGaatataaaaggataaaaagtaCTGTTACTATCCcactggctagtatagtggtaacgtgctTGCCTttaattcgcatggcagcagatcgatccccgcccgagaccgtgagtttaagctgtttactcggGAGACCACTACTATGGTAGGGCACCAAAGGGGTTGGGGTGCTTACCGGATTGACATTCTGGgtatcatctattctgatgaaactggaactggaaccagacacctttatatgAAATTTACAAGAGATGTTGCAGACAGACAACTGCGAAGTAATTATAATAAACTTAAAAGGAATAATTATAGGCATTCAGT
Proteins encoded:
- the LOC137645200 gene encoding uncharacterized protein; this encodes MNMLFLTGIVHRMLPRGSGLPNRLIMDSSNRRIKCALLNAQSVRNKTTELRELICEQGIDAFAITETWLSATDNLKINELLPDTHKLFHTPRNFGQGGGVGIVLSKTFTNSRIRVVGAFVSFEYLALEFKAYNVQFLFLVVYRPPQLSKATFLEDFSVFLDCFENEKCNVYICGDFNMWLEDYRDTNVKKFIDIMNNMNFVNKVNVFTSRSDHTLDAVFCFAGDNYFMNLMVEPDFSISFYHKLIMFDISVLLPSKLRTKITFRNKRLLDSTVLIDVGVTVIEEKYDEPCGCTDLDSSRNVSVGECVVCLVALYFSVFSKEYDKMCPVVEKDIVIKDSSPWFNAAIREARKKRRLAESRWHKHKTNRNRMLYVEARNEVNRLLRNVKKTYYNEKVTEVRSNIKRLYSVFDELLGKIKRHVLPDGRSELELANEFAEFFESKVACLLCNFTTDVSCPYPYFPDFPFSKFLQFRPVSLGAYKTMFISSGRSYCSSDPFPINEVIDAPNIDRLLQLQLRIVNLSITKSLVPSSEKVAIINPFLKGSLDHQELKSYRPISNLSFLSKMIETSVLDQLSQHLKVIGAIPEDQSAYRKFHSTETALCAVINDLLGFSDDAAEISRPSLGVVLNTMRT